From the Halalkalicoccus sp. CGA53 genome, one window contains:
- a CDS encoding AAA family ATPase — MRVIGTVGLPGSGKGEAAKVASSLNIPVVTMGDVVRAETESRGLDPYTDHGSVAKALREEEGPAAIAARSLPMVESSLESHDRVLVDGLRSGTEVEAFEERFGDEFVLLSVEAPFELRAERLSGRGRDTTEADGGEALRERDERERGFGMDEAMDRADLRIENTTSLEAFREAIRTLLTEGPEAVEDMAVAEGER, encoded by the coding sequence ATGCGCGTCATCGGAACCGTGGGGCTGCCGGGCAGCGGCAAGGGCGAGGCCGCGAAGGTCGCTTCTTCCCTAAACATACCGGTCGTCACCATGGGAGACGTCGTCCGCGCCGAGACCGAATCCCGCGGGCTCGACCCCTACACCGACCACGGCTCGGTTGCGAAAGCCCTCCGCGAGGAGGAGGGCCCGGCCGCCATCGCCGCCCGCTCGCTCCCGATGGTCGAGTCCTCCCTCGAGAGCCACGACCGGGTGCTCGTCGACGGCCTCCGCTCCGGTACCGAGGTCGAGGCGTTCGAGGAGCGATTCGGCGACGAGTTCGTCCTCCTCTCGGTCGAAGCACCGTTCGAACTCCGGGCGGAACGGCTCTCCGGCCGGGGGAGAGACACGACCGAGGCGGACGGCGGCGAAGCGCTGCGAGAGCGCGACGAGCGCGAACGTGGCTTCGGGATGGACGAGGCGATGGACCGCGCGGACCTCCGGATCGAGAACACGACGAGTTTGGAGGCGTTCCGCGAGGCGATCCGCACGCTGCTCACGGAGGGACCGGAAGCGGTCGAGGACATGGCCGTCGCGGAGGGGGAGCGATGA
- a CDS encoding iron chaperone, with amino-acid sequence MSKPTDVDSYIANADERARPTLEELREMINSTVPEAEEGISYNVPFYTFHGTHVGFSAFKNHATFGIGADALRSEDREMLEENGYKTGKETIQIRYDQTVPTTELEQLLEAKVEEARNAQ; translated from the coding sequence ATGTCAAAGCCAACAGACGTCGACTCGTACATTGCCAATGCGGACGAAAGAGCGCGTCCGACGCTCGAAGAACTCCGCGAGATGATCAACTCGACTGTTCCAGAAGCGGAGGAAGGAATAAGCTACAACGTTCCGTTCTATACATTTCACGGCACTCACGTCGGGTTTAGCGCATTCAAGAACCACGCTACTTTCGGCATCGGCGCAGACGCGCTTCGGAGTGAAGACCGCGAAATGCTCGAAGAAAACGGGTACAAAACCGGGAAGGAGACCATACAGATCAGATACGACCAAACGGTACCGACTACAGAGTTAGAGCAACTTCTGGAAGCGAAAGTCGAAGAAGCCAGAAACGCGCAGTAA
- a CDS encoding coaE operon protein — protein MIYRIDVGITAPVKGTEIPERVETAVRNVFPNATLTREADRIVGETHSLDHFSELLHRQEILDTARNAMSSRRSGPYFSFSLKKGPAFEGVVNFAVGESNELGEIDVEVRVEEPSVEEFVDHVAPPTEDGRPITE, from the coding sequence ATGATCTACCGGATCGACGTGGGGATCACCGCGCCGGTGAAGGGGACCGAGATTCCGGAGCGGGTCGAGACCGCCGTCAGAAACGTCTTCCCGAACGCGACGCTCACCCGCGAGGCGGATCGGATCGTCGGCGAGACCCACTCGCTCGATCACTTCTCCGAACTGCTGCATCGCCAGGAGATCCTCGACACGGCGCGAAACGCGATGAGTTCCCGGCGATCGGGGCCGTACTTCTCCTTCTCGCTGAAGAAGGGGCCGGCGTTCGAGGGCGTCGTGAACTTCGCCGTCGGCGAGTCGAACGAACTCGGCGAGATCGACGTCGAGGTGCGAGTCGAGGAGCCGAGCGTCGAGGAGTTCGTCGACCACGTCGCCCCACCGACCGAGGACGGCCGGCCGATCACCGAGTGA
- a CDS encoding class I SAM-dependent methyltransferase: MVEFRNTEEPDADWWSVVWPDPGETLRTLGTDGRASFLDLCCGTGRFTLAAPALVDGPVYAYDLDPNALEVLSERAADERIEIETIEGDAMAVSELVEPVEYVLFANTLHGVPEKTLLAERVREAIVPGGRFVVINWIAASPEETPVLGEPRGPPEELRMTPAETVAAVEPAGFEATETVSVSPHHYAVVFERTTPSEL; encoded by the coding sequence ATGGTCGAGTTTCGGAACACCGAAGAGCCCGACGCCGACTGGTGGTCGGTGGTCTGGCCCGACCCCGGCGAGACCCTGCGGACGCTCGGAACCGACGGGCGTGCCTCGTTCCTCGACCTCTGCTGTGGCACGGGCCGGTTCACGCTCGCTGCGCCCGCGCTCGTCGACGGCCCAGTCTACGCCTACGACCTCGATCCGAACGCGCTCGAGGTGCTCTCGGAGCGGGCGGCAGACGAGAGGATAGAGATCGAGACGATCGAAGGCGACGCGATGGCCGTCTCCGAACTCGTAGAGCCGGTGGAGTACGTCCTCTTCGCGAACACGCTCCACGGCGTCCCCGAGAAGACGCTGCTCGCCGAACGGGTCCGCGAGGCGATCGTGCCGGGGGGTCGGTTCGTCGTGATCAACTGGATCGCCGCGAGCCCGGAGGAGACGCCGGTCCTCGGCGAGCCGCGAGGCCCGCCCGAGGAGCTCCGGATGACCCCGGCCGAGACGGTCGCGGCGGTCGAGCCCGCGGGATTCGAGGCCACGGAGACCGTCTCGGTATCGCCACACCACTACGCGGTCGTCTTCGAGCGGACGACTCCATCGGAACTATGA
- a CDS encoding signal recognition particle protein Srp54 has protein sequence MVLDDLGSSLRGTLDRLRGKSRLSEEDVAEIVKEIQRSLLAADVDVSLVMELSDSIKTRALEEEPPAGTTARDHVLRIVYEELVDLIGESTDLPLEEQTILLAGLQGSGKTTSAAKMAWWFSTKGLRPAVIQTDTFRPGAYDQAKQMCERAEVEFYGDPDGDDPVEIARRGLEETAEADVHIVDTAGRHALEEDLIDEIEEIERVVDPDTNLLVLDAAIGQGAKDQARQFDESIGIDGVVITKLDGTAKGGGALTAANETGASIAFLGTGEEVQDVERFEPNGFMSRLLGMGDLKQLAERVERAMVETEEEDDWDPEDLLSGSFTLNDMRHQMQAMNRMGPLDQVLDMIPGLGGGIMDQLPDDAMDVTQERMTRFEFVMDSMTEEELENPRSIGQSQVRRIARGSGTDEELVRELLTQHKMMERTLKQFQGMGQGGMDMERMMKQMGGGGGAGGMGKGPFG, from the coding sequence ATGGTACTCGACGACCTCGGAAGCTCACTCAGGGGAACGCTCGATCGGCTCCGCGGGAAGTCCCGGCTCAGCGAGGAGGACGTCGCCGAGATCGTAAAGGAGATCCAGCGCTCGCTGTTGGCGGCCGACGTCGACGTCTCGCTCGTGATGGAGCTGTCGGACTCGATCAAGACCCGCGCTCTCGAGGAGGAACCCCCGGCGGGGACGACCGCCCGGGATCACGTCCTCCGGATCGTCTACGAGGAACTCGTCGACCTGATCGGCGAGAGCACCGACCTCCCGCTAGAGGAGCAGACGATCCTGCTCGCTGGGCTGCAGGGCTCGGGGAAGACGACGAGCGCGGCGAAGATGGCCTGGTGGTTCTCGACGAAAGGACTTCGCCCCGCCGTGATCCAGACCGACACGTTCCGCCCGGGCGCCTACGACCAGGCGAAACAGATGTGTGAGCGCGCCGAGGTCGAGTTCTACGGCGACCCCGACGGTGACGATCCGGTCGAGATCGCACGCAGGGGGCTCGAGGAGACCGCCGAGGCGGACGTCCACATCGTCGACACGGCGGGTCGACACGCGCTCGAGGAGGACCTAATCGACGAGATCGAGGAGATCGAGCGGGTGGTCGACCCGGACACAAACCTGCTCGTGCTCGACGCGGCGATCGGACAGGGCGCGAAGGACCAGGCCCGACAGTTCGACGAGTCGATCGGCATCGACGGCGTCGTCATCACCAAACTCGACGGGACGGCGAAAGGTGGCGGGGCGCTCACCGCGGCGAACGAAACCGGCGCGTCGATCGCCTTCCTCGGGACCGGCGAGGAGGTCCAGGACGTCGAGCGGTTCGAGCCCAACGGCTTCATGTCCAGACTCCTGGGGATGGGCGACCTGAAACAGCTCGCCGAGCGCGTCGAGCGGGCGATGGTCGAGACCGAGGAGGAGGACGACTGGGATCCCGAGGACCTCCTCTCCGGGAGCTTCACGCTGAACGACATGCGCCACCAAATGCAGGCGATGAACCGGATGGGGCCGCTCGATCAGGTGCTCGACATGATCCCCGGGCTGGGCGGCGGCATCATGGACCAGCTCCCGGACGACGCGATGGACGTCACCCAGGAACGGATGACCCGCTTCGAGTTCGTCATGGACTCGATGACCGAGGAGGAGCTGGAGAACCCCCGTTCGATCGGTCAGAGCCAGGTCCGCCGGATCGCACGCGGCTCGGGCACCGACGAGGAGCTGGTGCGCGAACTCCTGACCCAGCACAAGATGATGGAGCGGACGCTCAAGCAGTTCCAGGGGATGGGCCAGGGCGGGATGGACATGGAGCGGATGATGAAGCAGATGGGCGGCGGTGGCGGTGCCGGCGGGATGGGCAAGGGGCCGTTCGGCTGA
- a CDS encoding MFS transporter has protein sequence MRAPRLGSLARFDVLVLTALLWFLAKFLRYAFPPLFEPLQATYAVSNATIGAAFTAFMLAYATMQFPSGALADRVGSVRVIAGGALLAVAGAFVLVVESPFPVLVAAMVVIGAGTGAHKTVAVRLLSRTYPARTGRALGVLDTIGTFGGVVAPPAVVLALGVTGPFGGAGWRYVFLAAGLFGIGLVVAFVRRSPNRLPDEGSATVERIRLRPYLTAFGDSRFSLFVLVTLCYSFSYNGVVAFLPLYLTSEVGLAVGTAGILYSALFAASLAQLATGEASDRVGRLPIMAVALGLSGTAIALLSLGASGLTGIPAAAAIVVVAIGLGAHGFRPVRSAYLVALLPPSLTGGGLGVVRTLLMGAGAVSPAIVGLLADAVGFRLAFALLAASMLAGSALVCVLWATD, from the coding sequence GTGCGCGCCCCTCGACTCGGGAGCCTCGCGCGCTTCGACGTCCTCGTCCTGACCGCGCTGCTCTGGTTCCTCGCGAAGTTCCTCCGCTACGCCTTCCCCCCGCTGTTCGAGCCGCTGCAAGCGACCTACGCGGTCTCGAACGCGACGATCGGCGCCGCGTTCACCGCGTTCATGCTCGCGTACGCCACCATGCAGTTCCCCTCGGGGGCGCTCGCCGACCGGGTGGGTTCGGTTCGAGTGATCGCCGGTGGGGCGCTACTCGCCGTCGCCGGAGCGTTCGTCCTCGTCGTCGAGTCGCCGTTTCCCGTCCTCGTCGCGGCGATGGTGGTGATCGGAGCCGGAACTGGTGCACACAAGACCGTCGCGGTGCGGCTGCTCTCGCGGACCTATCCGGCTCGGACGGGACGGGCGCTCGGCGTCCTCGACACGATCGGGACGTTCGGCGGGGTCGTCGCCCCGCCGGCCGTCGTCCTCGCGCTCGGGGTCACAGGCCCGTTCGGGGGTGCCGGCTGGCGGTACGTCTTCCTCGCCGCCGGGCTGTTCGGGATCGGTCTCGTCGTCGCGTTCGTCCGACGGTCGCCGAACCGTCTCCCGGACGAAGGGAGTGCGACGGTCGAGCGGATCAGGCTCCGGCCGTACCTCACCGCGTTCGGCGACTCGCGCTTCTCGCTGTTCGTCCTCGTGACGCTCTGTTACTCCTTTTCGTACAACGGCGTCGTCGCGTTCTTGCCGCTCTATCTCACGAGCGAAGTCGGTCTCGCCGTCGGGACCGCTGGAATCCTCTACAGCGCGCTGTTCGCCGCGAGCCTGGCCCAGCTCGCCACCGGCGAGGCGAGCGACAGGGTGGGGAGACTTCCGATCATGGCCGTCGCGCTCGGGCTCTCGGGGACTGCCATCGCCCTCCTCTCGCTCGGCGCATCCGGTCTGACCGGGATCCCGGCCGCTGCAGCAATCGTCGTCGTGGCGATCGGTCTCGGCGCACACGGCTTCCGACCGGTCAGGAGCGCCTATCTCGTCGCGTTACTCCCTCCGTCGCTCACCGGGGGCGGCCTCGGCGTCGTCAGGACGCTCCTGATGGGGGCCGGGGCCGTTTCGCCCGCGATCGTGGGACTGCTCGCCGACGCCGTCGGGTTCCGCCTCGCGTTCGCGCTGCTCGCGGCCTCGATGCTCGCCGGAAGCGCGCTCGTCTGCGTGCTCTGGGCGACCGACTGA
- a CDS encoding Coenzyme F420 hydrogenase/dehydrogenase, beta subunit C-terminal domain, with product MGTDGRGDDRRERGEGDGAEAPADVAPELVEESGRTRPEAVPHVPDPGGAAGPSGSPGSGGGTCESGSCSCGERSSPERVATDGAGSAPVNVGSDGSLGGIEFTPPAAGVSQDVDDPEADPTERVGVPDGVDLDTPTHAIRSEMNGIETPAEKTWFFELAEAVIDDGRCIQCGTCVAACPSDSIGIGEDDLPKLVKMCTGCSLCWDFCPRGGLRYERQWKITGGEDNVKGAGDPITEFSARTREGWREGSQDGGVVTAILLRLLEEGEIDGALIATESDEEPWKAEAFLATSEEELIENTGTIYNQTMALGHLDLSRYEEKLDVPIEEASLAVVGTPCEIEGIRALQDFEWEYGSQEEGVRAIEYTIALMCTKNFNYYRLIGEQLEEKRGIGTDEIGKMDVLHGKMMVEDREGELLLEEDVEHFHDAALKGCDECADFTGYCADLTVGSVGSSDEYSSVIVRSEKGLEAWELTEPDLDYHDLEDRSAVGKLQGWDKKKAFESLQRPFDPDAPRFIEYTEHAENYGTLLNPHESDG from the coding sequence ATGGGGACTGACGGGCGCGGCGACGATCGGCGCGAGCGCGGCGAGGGAGATGGAGCCGAGGCGCCGGCGGACGTCGCGCCGGAGCTCGTCGAGGAGAGCGGGAGAACGCGACCCGAAGCGGTTCCGCACGTACCCGACCCGGGCGGTGCGGCCGGCCCGTCCGGTTCACCCGGCTCCGGTGGCGGAACGTGTGAGTCGGGCAGCTGTAGCTGTGGCGAACGATCGAGCCCGGAGCGCGTCGCCACCGACGGGGCGGGCAGCGCGCCCGTGAACGTCGGTTCGGACGGTTCGCTCGGCGGGATCGAGTTCACGCCGCCCGCGGCGGGCGTCAGCCAGGACGTCGACGATCCCGAGGCGGATCCGACCGAGCGCGTCGGGGTTCCGGATGGTGTCGACCTCGACACGCCGACGCACGCGATCCGCTCGGAGATGAACGGGATCGAGACACCGGCGGAGAAGACCTGGTTCTTCGAGCTGGCGGAGGCGGTGATCGACGACGGCCGCTGCATCCAGTGTGGCACCTGCGTCGCCGCCTGTCCCTCCGACTCGATCGGGATCGGCGAGGACGATCTCCCCAAATTAGTGAAGATGTGCACCGGCTGCTCGCTCTGCTGGGACTTCTGTCCCCGAGGCGGGCTGCGCTACGAGCGACAGTGGAAGATCACCGGCGGCGAGGACAACGTGAAGGGCGCGGGCGACCCGATCACCGAGTTCTCCGCGCGGACGAGAGAGGGCTGGCGCGAGGGCTCACAGGACGGCGGCGTCGTCACGGCGATCCTGCTCCGGCTGCTCGAGGAAGGCGAGATCGACGGCGCGCTGATCGCGACCGAGAGCGACGAGGAGCCCTGGAAGGCCGAGGCGTTCCTCGCGACGAGCGAGGAGGAGCTGATCGAGAACACCGGGACCATCTACAACCAGACGATGGCGCTCGGTCACCTCGACCTCTCGCGGTACGAGGAGAAGCTCGACGTACCGATCGAGGAGGCGAGCCTCGCGGTCGTCGGCACGCCGTGTGAGATCGAGGGGATCCGCGCGCTCCAGGACTTCGAGTGGGAGTACGGCTCCCAGGAAGAGGGGGTCCGTGCGATCGAGTACACGATCGCGCTGATGTGTACGAAGAACTTCAACTACTACAGGCTCATCGGGGAGCAACTCGAGGAGAAGCGGGGGATCGGTACGGACGAGATCGGGAAGATGGACGTCCTCCACGGGAAGATGATGGTCGAGGACAGGGAGGGAGAACTGCTCCTCGAGGAGGACGTCGAGCACTTCCACGACGCCGCGCTGAAGGGCTGTGACGAGTGTGCGGACTTCACGGGCTACTGTGCCGACCTCACCGTCGGCTCGGTCGGATCGAGCGACGAGTACTCGAGCGTGATCGTCCGGAGCGAGAAGGGACTGGAGGCGTGGGAGCTCACCGAGCCCGACCTCGACTACCACGACCTGGAGGACCGCTCGGCGGTCGGGAAGCTCCAAGGCTGGGACAAGAAGAAGGCGTTCGAGTCGCTACAGCGGCCGTTCGACCCCGACGCGCCACGCTTTATCGAGTACACCGAGCACGCCGAGAACTACGGTACCCTGCTGAACCCGCACGAGAGCGACGGGTAG